A DNA window from Pogona vitticeps strain Pit_001003342236 chromosome 2, PviZW2.1, whole genome shotgun sequence contains the following coding sequences:
- the ARL14EPL gene encoding ARL14 effector protein-like: MEDFLEGGSLAVEESFSGEANVCTKQNTPLQKQQILPLPSQGHKWKKKMQQIERQLKCLAFQNPGPLLADFNPETREQQKKACMSMINQDCFNTPKRTVKKYDKQGRLLSNKIDLCDCLEKNCLGCFYPCPKCNSTKCGAECRCNRRWAYDQIQIEAGQMIRFPF, encoded by the exons ATGGAGGATTTCTTGGAAGGAGGATCTCTTGCTGTAGAAGAATCTTTCTCAGGGGAAGCAAATGTTTGCACTAAGCAGAATACGCCACTGCAAAAACAACAG ATTCTTCCATTGCCAAGCCAAGGCCATAAGTGGAAAAAGAAGATG caaCAAATAGAACGTCAGCTGAAATGTCTGGCATTTCAGAATCCAGGTCCTCTCCTAGCAGACTTCAATCCAGAAACTCGGGAGCAGCAGAAAAAAGCCTGCATGTCGATGATAAACCAGGATTGTTTTAATACTCCAAAGAG AACTGTGAAAAAATATGACAAACAAGGCCGGCTGCTCTCCAATAAAATAGATCTGTGCGACTGCCTGGAGAAGAACTGCTTGGGCTGCTTCTACCCTTGCCCGAAATGCAATTCCACCAAATGTGGGGCGGAATGTCGCTGCAACAGAAGATGGGCTTATGACCAGATTCAGATAGAAGCTGGACAAATGATCAGATTTCCATTTTGA